The following proteins come from a genomic window of Montipora foliosa isolate CH-2021 chromosome 2, ASM3666993v2, whole genome shotgun sequence:
- the LOC137990985 gene encoding histamine H2 receptor-like has translation MTGLNNTSLTTQAESFNANSHSTSAHGFITVFTAILLIVIIILAIIGNLLVCSAILVNTQLRSSPTMLFIFSLAVSDLLTASLSMPFDVDQQLVQFKWVHSEGLCEAWTTAYLVTVPSSIWNLLVVSVDRYKSLEDPLNRYRRRPFMTHKRAIMVILLVWVYSIAFALIPVMGWKYRPYSVENDRCHFNITFPYSIVSSFVNFIFPLLLMCFLYLKIFMIARSINSGKFSQTKKTPSESLACEGNSTNAAGFSKPVERRQKRFKRNLKAAKNILIIVCAFFFCWMPHTMLSLVILFGGNKIWIKVPPELSPCFLLLGYLNSALNPPLYTFQNKRFKETFVKCFGFRARNAQSKRCSNITAMSNIDPSSTAVRRGGNHQRVTGNT, from the coding sequence ATGACCGGTCTTAACAACACAAGTTTAACAACACAAGCGGAAAGTTTCAACGCAAATAGTCATTCAACGTCAGCTCATGGTTTCATCACAGTCTTCACAGCAATTCTATTGATCgttataatcattttagccaTCATTGGAAATTTATTGGTGTGTTCAGCGATCCTTGTGAACACCCAGCTGCGTTCCTCGCCGACAATgctctttattttctctttggcCGTCAGTGATTTACTAACTGCCTCTCTCTCTATGCCTTTTGACGTGGATCAACAACTGGTACAATTCAAGTGGGTACATAGTGAGGGGCTCTGTGAGGCATGGACGACCGCGTACCTCGTCACTGTGCCCTCTTCTATTTGGAACCTTCTTGTGGTGAGCGTTGATCGTTATAAGAGCCTTGAGGACCCTCTAAACCGTTATCGCCGAAGACCATTCATGACCCACAAAAGGGCCATTATGGTCATTCTACTAGTGTGGGTGTATTCGATAGCTTTTGCTTTAATTCCAGTGATGGGATGGAAATATCGACCATACAGCGTCGAGAATGACAGGTGTCACTTCAATATAACATTTCCTTACTCCATTGTGAGCTCCTTCGTCAACTTTATCTTCCCTCTCTTGTTGATGTGTTTCCTCTATTTAAAAATCTTCATGATTGCGCGAAGTATTAACAGTGGGAAGTTTTCGCAAACGAAAAAAACACCGTCCGAATCGTTGGCTTGCGAAGGAAATTCGACAAACGCTGCAGGATTTTCGAAGCCGGTCGAGAGACGCCAGAAGAGATTTAAACGCAATTTAAAGGCTGCTAAGAATATTCTGATCATAGTCTGCGCTTTCTTCTTTTGTTGGATGCCGCACACAATGCTAAGCCTGGTGATACTTTTCGGAGGAAATAAAATCTGGATTAAAGTACCTCCCGAGCTATCTCCGTGTTTTTTGCTTCTAGGATATCTTAATTCTGCACTAAATCCACCTCTGTACACCTTTCAGAACAAACGTTTCAAAGAAACGTTCGTGAAATGTTTTGGATTCCGGGCCAGAAATGCTCAGTCAAAAAGATGCTCAAACATTACTGCCATGAGTAACATAGACCCGAGTTCGACAGCTGTAAGACGCGGAGGAAATCATCAGCGAGTCACTGGTAATACATAG
- the LOC137993630 gene encoding neuroligin-4, X-linked-like has translation MSKSQLEKFLFLTFLPLACSVTVSTKYGDIEGFKASYPNVSGPFKDVSKFLGVPFATPPTGELRFKAPQPLPAWKRNVREAKKHGNVCMQSKLFDRFMRMFASNLSYSEDCLYLDVYSPNVSSSLPVMVYIHGGAYQVGSAITSQSDILALQGVVVVIIQYRLGPFGFLTTGDSAAPGNFGMLDQVEALKWVKENIANFGGNPNKVTIFGQSAGGSSVGLHLLSPLSKDLFHQAIAESGVDLSPFATQPSSFGLRFTKELSDKLSCPSSNHNVMVDCIRGKTATEVQSAAELIPQRFTRKIHFAPVVDSNFLHDTPTNLRQQGKLTKVPLMICFTSHEGSQLLASFVNDSFHLMQSVSNGVSPALFKSFLTSFADSETNRKGTAHLLGNALEFMYTPWPDNNDKFALRSQLVDMIGDYLFFAPSHEVADIHSQFAPVYMYEFAHQAKFSAIRTEPWMGVPHAENVPFDFGIPLLPMFSSISSEADRNVSLLIMAIHVNFARSGNPMLRNIPWERYNSSHRAYLKVDTNPKMAESFNPRRMAFWNDYYTKLTQVRIESDKEVISGASSGVTISGVIISFALAIVLM, from the exons ATGTCGAAGTCTCAACTGGAGAAGTTCTTATTCTTGACATTTTTGCCTTTGGCTTGCTCAGTGACAGTCTCAACAAAGTACGGAGATATCGAAGGCTTCAAAGCTTCGTATCCGAATGTCTCAGGTCCGTTCAAAGATGTCAGCAAATTTTTAGGCGTTCCTTTTGCTACACCGCCGACTGGCGAGTTAAGGTTTAAAGCGCCACAACCTCTTCCAGCTTGGAAACGTAATGTTCGCGAGGCCAAGAAGCATGGAAATGTATGCATGCAAAGCAAGCTTTTCGATCGTTTCATGAGAATGTTCGCCTCGAATTTGTCTTACAGTGAAGATTGTCTGTATCTTGATGTCTATTCCCCGAACGTCAGCTCGAGTTTACCGGTGATGGTTTATATTCATGGTGGGGCATATCAGGTTGGATCGGCCATTACCTCTCAGAGCGACATTCTCGCCCTTCAGGGAGTAGTAGTCGTGATAATTCAATATCGCCTCGGTCCGTTTGGATTCCTGACAACAGGAGATTCCGCTGCTCCTGGAAATTTCGGAATGCTGGATCAGGTGGAAGCACTTAAGTGGGTCAAGGAGAACATTGCCAATTTTGGCGGAAATCCAAACAAAGTGACAATATTTGGGCAGAGTGCTGGTGGATCTAGTGTTGGCCTTCACCTGTTATCTCCTTTGTCTAAAGATCTTTTTCACCAAGCAATTGCAGAGAGCGGGGTGGATTTGAGCCCCTTCGCGACTCAGCCAAGTTCTTTTGGCTTGCGCTTCACTAAAGAACTTTCTGATAAGCTAAGCTGTCCAAGCAGCAATCACAACGTTATGGTGGATTGCATACGTGGGAAAACAGCCACGGAGGTTCAGAGTGCCGCAGAGTTAATCCCTCAAAGATTTACTCGTAAAATTCACTTTGCACCTGTCGTGGatagcaattttcttcatgataCACCAACGAATTTGAGACAACAAGGAAAACTCACAAAAGTCCCGCTTATGATCTGTTTTACTAGCCATGAGGGTTCACAACTTCTCGCTTCTTTTGTCAACGATTCATTTCATCTCATGCAGAGCGTAAGCAACGGAGTGAGCCCTGCTTTGTTCAAATCATTTCTGACAAGCTTCGCGGACTCTGAAACTAACAG gaaGGGTACTGCTCACTTACTAGGAAATGCTTTGGAATTCATGTACACCCCATGGCCGGACAACAATGACAAATTCGCACTTAGAAGTCAGCTTGTAGATATGATTGGTGATTACCTGTTCTTTGCACCCAGTCATGAAGTCGCTGATATTCACAGCCAGTTCGCACCCGTGTACATGTACGAGTTTGCCCATCAGGCAAAGTTCAGCGCTATTCGTACGGAGCCTTGGATGGGTGTGCCTCATGCAGAAAACGTGCCCTTTGATTTTGGGATTCCGTTGCTCCCGATGTTTTCTTCCATCAGCAGCGAAGCTGACCGGAACGTTAGTTTACTGATAATGGCCATTCATGTGAATTTCGCTAGATCCGGCAACCCTATGCTCCGCAATATTCCCTGGGAGAGATACAACTCATCTCACAGAGCTTACCTGAAAGTTGACACAAATCCCAAGATGGCAGAGTCGTTTAATCCTCGCCGAATGGCATTCTGGAATGATTACTATACGAAATTAACTCAAGTTAGGATTGAAAGCGACAAAGAAGTGATCAGCGGTGCCAGCAGTGGTGTTACCATCAGTGGTGTGATCATCAGCTTTGCTTTAGCTATAGTTCTAATGTGA